One part of the Phoenix dactylifera cultivar Barhee BC4 chromosome 4, palm_55x_up_171113_PBpolish2nd_filt_p, whole genome shotgun sequence genome encodes these proteins:
- the LOC120110478 gene encoding uncharacterized protein LOC120110478 produces the protein MEPSRRGQPQEHNIGWEHGKMLGEQHQFQCNYCHKCFKGGVTRLKQHLAGNSREISACSECPPSTRQLMRKNLAEIKAAKEKAAKQKAEVERQAAEAPSYHLMESQEVEGPDEEAQIQAAMRASLDDRWQQEEVARHRARFGPSFFESGASSGGSRQDPELQRTTSVREGDGRGRSRIASILGGFGGRKKSSGGIPPGASIHDVDPHAFPRRDSKQQRIDTIWKKEKKKDMWRAIGSWFHFSHIPANAADNTYYKSAISAIQSAGPGVDPPGPRDIYGELLDNNKEELENWIGSYKSKWPTYGLTLMRDGWTGPTKRAIINFLTYCDTKTFFHKSVDASDKAHNASYILRLMEEVIDQIGEENIVQVVTDNGPQYKLAGQVLMERRPQIFWTPCAAHYIDLILMDIGKIRRVQHTVEIAQRIIRYIYSHTWVLSLMRKYVGEEILRPGVTRFATNYIALDSLIEKKEALRQMFVSPEWQESRYAQAGTEGSRMEDLVNRQSFWQRANAIVKAIKPLYQVLRAVDSERYPQMGFLYHMMEKAKAQIMKADVAHAQEYIDIIKQRWGAQMDRKLHLAGKR, from the coding sequence ATGGAGCCGTCAAGGAGAGGGCAACCCCAAGAGCATAATATTGGCTGGGAGCATGGGAAGATGCTCGGTGAACAGCACCAGTTTCAGTGCAATTATTgtcacaagtgcttcaaaggaGGAGTAACCAGATTAAAGCAGCACTTAGCCGGTAATTCTCGTGAGATATCTGCATGCTCGGAGTGCCCACCGAGCACCCGTCAGCTGATGAGGAAAAACCTCGCTGAGATCAAAGCAGCCAAGGAGAAAGCTGCCAAGCAGAAAGCGGAGGTGGAACGCCAAGCTGCAGAAGCACCTTCCTATCACTTGATGGAGTCACAGGAGGTCGAGGGTCCAGATGAGGAGGCACAGATCCAGGCTGCCATGCGGGCGAGTCTAGATGATCggtggcagcaggaggaggtggcgaggcatcgggctcgatttgggccctcgttTTTCGAGTCGGGCGCCAGTTCTGGTGGAAGCAGACAAGATCCAGAGTTACAAAGGACAACCTCAGTCAGGGAGGGCGATGGCAGAGGACGTAGCCGGATTGCATCTATCCTGGGTGGTTTTGGTGGCCGAAAGAAGTCTTCCGGAGGGATTCCACCAGGTGCGTCAATCcatgatgtagatccgcatGCCTTCCCCAGGAGAGATTCGAAGCAGCAAAGGATAGACACAAtatggaagaaggagaagaaaaaggatatgtggcgagctattggatcctggttccacttcagccacattCCAGCGAATGCtgcagacaatacatactacaaGTCTGCCATTTCTGCCATACAGTCTGCCGGTCCCGGTGTCGATCCTCCAGGCCCGAGGGACatctacggtgagcttcttgacaacaataaggaggagCTAGAGAATTGGATTGGCTCATataagagcaagtggcccacataTGGGCTCACTCTGATGCgtgatggttggaccggtccgacAAAGCGGGCcatcatcaactttctgacatactgtgatacgaagaccttcttccacaagtcaGTTGATGCTTCAGATAAGGCGCACAACGCCTCATACATCCTCAGACTTATggaggaggtgattgatcagattggagaggagaatatcgtgcaggtcgtcactgataacgggccgcaatataagttggccgggcaggtcttgatggagcggcgaccacaaattttctggaccccatgtgctgcacattaCATCGACCTCATCCTGATGGACATtggaaagatccgtagggtgcaacaTACTGTGGAGATAGCCCAACGCATCATCAGGTATATTTATAGCCATACTTGGGTTCTTTCATTAATGAGAAAGTATGTAGGGGAAGAAATTCTTAGAccaggagtcacacggtttgctacgaattacattgcacttgatagccttatcgagaagaaagaagccctacgtcagatgtttgtcaGTCCCGAGTGGCAGGAAAGTAGATATGCCCAGGCCGGCACTGAAGGAAGCAGAATGGAAGACTTGGTAAACAGGCAGTCATTCTGGCAGCGGGCCAATGCGatagtcaaggctatcaaaccattatatcaAGTGCTGCGGGCCGTGGATAGCGAGAGGTACCCCCAGATGGGctttttgtatcacatgatggagaaGGCAAAGGCTCAGATCATGAAGGCAGATGTAGCCCATGCCCAGgagtacatcgacatcattAAGCAGCGGTGGGGAGCCCAAATGGATAGGAAattgcatctagcaggtaagcgataa